From one Humulus lupulus chromosome 8, drHumLupu1.1, whole genome shotgun sequence genomic stretch:
- the LOC133796489 gene encoding shikimate O-hydroxycinnamoyltransferase-like: MAMAMIKEKESSMVKPAEKTPRRRLWLSILDMMINSHTHVPILYFYRSNNGASNFFDANILKQALSKVLVPFYPIAGRLRLDGGGRTEIDCNEEGVLFVTAETTAVIDDLGDFAPSQELRRLTPTVDYSLGISSYPLLLSQVTYFKCGGVSLGIGFNQQLADGPSAFHFIESWSKIARGLDITIPPFLERTLLRPRNPPQPSFHHIEYQPHHQQDFTKVVTKVACFKLTKEQLNTIKAKAKEDVNTNNTTKLSTYETFAAHIWKCVCQAREQSDDQQTTLYFPISGRFSNRLQPPLPPGYFGRGIFAAASMAKVGDLKTKPLSYAASCIHKDLEKMDNDYLRSSIDHLELHPNASSLRHGPHTYSCPNLRIISWVRLVNYDVDFGWSRPIYIGPGGIMYEGKSYVIPCLGNDGSLLVHIALQPQHITAFEILFYQYDENKRLGVGDFIIRSTL, from the exons ATGGCGATGGCGATGATCAAGGAGAAGGAGTCGAGTATGGTGAAGCCAGCGGAGAAGACTCCACGGCGGCGACTTTGGCTCTCGATTTTGGACATGATGATAAACAGTCACACTCATGTTCCAATACTATACTTCTACAGATCCAACAATGGAGCCTCCAACTTTTTTGATGCCAATATTCTCAAACAAGCCCTTAGTAAGGTCCTTGTCCCTTTTTATCCCATCGCCGGCCGCTTACGGCTCGACGGCGGTGGCCGGACTGAGATAGACTGTAATGAGGAAGGTGTCCTCTTCGTCACGGCGGAGACCACCGCTGTCATCGATGACTTGGGAGATTTTGCTCCCTCGCAAGAGCTTCGGAGGCTCACTCCAACTGTTGACTACTCTCTCGGAATCTCTTCTTATCCCTTACTCTTATCTCAG gtCACTTACTTCAAGTGTGGTGGAGTATCACTTGGTATTGGTTTCAACCAACAGTTGGCAGATGGGCCTTCTGCATTTCACTTCATTGAATCATGGTCTAAGATCGCTCGTGGTCTTGACATTACTATTCCACCATTTTTAGAGCGAACATTACTTCGACCTCGAAACCCACCTCAGCCCTCATTTCATCACATTGAATACCAACCTCATCATCAACAAGACTTTACTAAAGTTGTCACTAAAGTCGCTTGTTTTAAACTCACCAAGGAGCAACTAAACACCATAAAAGCAAAGGCCAAGGAAGATGTCAATACCAATAATACAACCAAGTTGAGCACATACGAGACTTTCGCAGCTCATATTTGGAAATGTGTTTGTCAAGCACGCGAGCAATCTGATGATCAACAAACCACCTTATACTTTCCTATCAGTGGAAGATTCTCCAATAGATTGCAACCCCCACTTCCACCTGGTTACTTTGGTAGAGGGATTTTTGCAGCTGCATCAATGGCCAAGGTAGGTGATCTTAAAACCAAACCACTGTCTTACGCTGCAAGTTGTATCCATAAAGATTTGGAGAAAATGGACAACGATTATTTAAGATCAAGTATTGACCATTTGGAGCTTCATCCTAATGCGTCCTCCCTTCGGCATGGGCCTCACACTTACAGTTGTCCAAATCTTAGAATTATCAGTTGGGTTAGGTTGGTAAACTATGATGTTGATTTTGGATGGAGTCGACCTATTTACATTGGACCTGGTGGCATTATGTACGAGGGAAAATCATATGTTATACCTTGTCTAGGCAACGATGGAAGTTTATTGGTGCATATAGCTTTGCAACCACAACATATTACAGCATTTGAGATACTGTTTTATCAATATGACGAGAACAAACGTCTTGGTGTTGGAGACTTCATTATTCGATCTACTCTATGA